In Deltaproteobacteria bacterium, the genomic stretch TTGGCATCCCACGCGCTGCCATAGGGGTTGGTGTCGTAGTCGCCGGGCAGGTTCAGCATCGGCGTGGTGCAGCCGGCACCCGCCTGGCCCTCGTTGCCGAGCTGCATCTCGAGCGCACGGATCTTGTCGGCGTGGTTCTCGAGCGTCATGCGATCGGCCGCGCTGACCTTGGGCGAAAGCCCGTCGAGCGAGCCGATCACGGTGTCGAGCACGCTCTGCCGCCGCGCATGCAGCCGCGCGATGGTGGTCGCCGGCAACATCGGGTCGACCTCGAGGTCCGAGAACAGCTGGTTGAAGATCGCGGTGGGCTCGGTGTCCGACGGCACTGGATCCGCCGCACCGGCGTAGATCGCCTGGTACTCGCCGAGGTTGCCCCCGCCGATCGCGAACTGCAACGAGCGGTAAGGCGTGGGGGCGGCCATGCGATTGGCGATCTCCTGATCGATCGACGGCCCGTCGGGCATGGCGTTGTTGAAGGTGTTGTGCGCGCTGGTGAAGATGCTGTGGCCGTTGCTGATGTGGCCGTTCTCGCCGTAGGCCGCGCCGGCTTCGTTCGCCACCTGCGACACCACCACGATGTCGGACTTGCGGCTCTCGAGCGGCGAGAGGATCGACGACAGCACCATCGCGTTGTTGGGGCCGCTGGGCGACCACTCGTCGTTGAGCGTGCCCTCGACGTGCATGAACTGCAGGTAGCGCAGCGTCGGTTCGCCCGCGGCGCGGGCCTGCTGCATGCTCTCGAGGAACGGCAATGCCACCGCGATACCACCGGCGCCACGGAGGAAGTTGCGCCGCGTGGTGCGGCCGCGCGAGACGGGACCTGGACGTCGGAGCATGGTCAGCCCTCCACCTTGCGGGTGCGGAACGCCTCGCTGCGCGCGAGCGCGACCAACAGCGTGGGGATGTCGCCGCCGGCGGCGACGAACTCGGGTGCGAACGAATCGACCACGCAGTCGTCGACCGCACCGGGCTCGAGGCCGAAGCCGAACTGATACAGCTGGCTGGCGAAGCAGGTCGTGACCTCGTCGCTGGCCGCGAGCTTGGCTTGGAGCTCGACCACCCCGTGGAAGCTGCCGGTCACCGCCGCCGGGCCGCCTTGCACGTCGCCGCTGTTGTCGATTGCGCTGCCGTCGACATCGACGGTGCGCAGGCCACCGATCGCATCGTAGTCCTCGAAGCCGAGGCCGATCGGGTTCATGAGGCTGTGGCAACCGCCACAGTTCATGTGGTTGATGAGGATCTCGGTGCGCTCGCGCTCGGTCGAACCCTCGGGGTACTCGGGCACGTTCGCCATCGCATCGGCGGGTGGCGGCGGAATCGGCTCACACAGCAGCTGCGTGCGCACGACCTCGCCGCGGAAGATGGACCCGGTGTCGTTGCGGTGCGAGTGTTCCGCCAGCAGGGCGGGCCGCGTGAGGAGACCGCCGCGTTCCTCCGGCAGCGTGACGCTGGCCCAGGTGCCGGGCGCCGGCGCGTCGACGCCGAACAGGCCCGCGACCTCGGCATCGACCTCGCTGCGGTTCGAGGTCAACAGCTGCGCGAGCGTGGGCTCGTCGCTCGCGAGCACGCCTTGCACGAAGCGCGAGAATTCTTGATCGATCGACGCCGAGAGCTCGGCGGTGAACTGGGGGTAGACCGCGGTGTCCTTGTCGTAGGTGGGCACGCCGTCGTAGTGGTTCCACTCGCGGACGAAGCGCTCGATCGCGGGGCCGCTGCGCGAGGTGTCGGCGAGCATGCGCTCGGCCTGCGCGGCGATCTCGTCGGGGTCCTGCAGGCTGCCCGCGGCCGCGGCCGCGAACAGCTGGTCGTCCGGCATCGAGTCCCACAGCAGGAACGACAGCCGCGCGGCGATCTCGTAGTCGCCGAGCGCGATCACGCCCGGCGCGATCTCGTCGCCGCCACGCTCGACCAAGTAGAGGAACTGCGGGGACTGCAGCGCCGCCGCGACCACCGCTCCGATGCCGTCGGCGAACCCGTCGGTGGCGGCCGCGTCGACGTACAGCGCCAGCAGTGCGGCGCGCTCGTCGTCCTCGAGCGGGCGCCGGAACGCCCGCGCGCCGAACTCGTCGATGAAGGCCTCGGCGCAGCTCTGATCCTGTGCACCGTCGCAGGTGACGACCGCGTCGACGTCGTCGATGATCTGCACGGCGACGTCTTCGGCGGCGGTGAGCAGGTCCATCGCGGTCGGCAGCGACACCACGTTGAGGCTGGGGTTGTTGCTGTAGTTCTTGTGGGTCTGGGTCTCGGGGAACGCGGCGCTGGGCGTGATCGCGCCGTCGAACAGCGCGGTGACGGTGTTGCGGTACTGCACCGCGGTCAGGCGTCGCATCGGAGCCGGACCCGCCACGGGCCCGTCGCCGCACGCCGCACTCGCGCCACCGCTGTCCGAGCCCGAGCCATCGTCGGCCGAGCCCGCCGAGCCCCCCTCGGCGCCGGCGGTGCCATCCGCCGCGCCGGCGGAGCCAGCATCACCGACCCCGTGGTAGCAGCCGGGGGCCGTGAGCCCGAGCCAACCACAGATGGACGCGAGCGTGACGAGCGGGGCGTTGCTTCGACGTGTCATGCGCGTGCGCGAGAGGAGAGACGCACCTCGCCGGAAGCGGGTGAACGTTTCTCGGCCGCGCGCGGGCGATTCCCTGGCCCTCGCCGACATGGCATCGTGGCGCACGAACGCTGCAGTCGCGCGCGCTAGCGCCCGGCGACTCGCATGCGGCGTGCAGCCTTTGCGATGATCGTCCTGGCCTTCGCCCTTGCGACCCTGCTGTCTGCGACGCCGGCCGAGCCCGCAGCGCCGCCGCGACGCGTGGTCGTGCAGGTCGCCGAGACCGATGGCGTTGCGGCCGCGGAGCTGGCCGCGTTGGTCGAGCGGCATGGCCTCGCCGAGCCGCCACCGATGCAGGTCGCGCCCGACGACGGCACGCGCGCACGCCTGACGACCGCACGGGCGCAGTGCGACGCTGCGCCCACCGTGGCGGTCTTCTGGCTCGATGCGCGGCGCAATGACGAGTGGCGAGTGTACGCCCTGCCCTGCGACACCGGCGCACCGTTGGTGCGGGAGATCGTGGTCACGCGCGGCGAGGAAGAGGCCTCGATCGAGGCCGCGTGGGTCATCATGCGATCCTCTTCGGTGGCGATCGCCGAGGGTCACGAGGTCGCGATGCAGGGCGCCGATCCGGCGGCGATCGATCCCCCGACGGCGCCACCACCCGCGGCCGCGAAGCCGAGCCCGGTGGCACCGCCACCACCCCGCGACGCGCCGAAGCGGCCACTGCGATGGCAGCTCACCGCGGGCTACGGCGGCGAGGCCATGTCGACGCGCCCGCGGTGGCGCAACGGTGTGCTCGCGCGGCTGTCGTTCGCACCGCGACCACGCCTGCGGCTTGCGCTGGGCTACGCACTGCTGCTGCCCGCCACCCGCGACGAGCCCGCAGGCTTCACGTGGTGGCAGCACCAGATCGGGCTGTGGATCGCCGCGGCGCTACCGGTGCATCCCCAGCTGGCGCTCGAGCTGCGCGCGGGGCCGGAGCTCGAGCTGGTCCGGTGGCGCTCGCAGGCGGATGTCCGCGGGCGCGTGCGCGCCGTGCCGAGGGTCGGCGCCGATGTGGGTCTGCAGCCGGTGCTGGCGCGCGGGCGTCGGACCGTGCTCGCCCTCGATGTCGGGGTCGGGCTCGCGATCGCGCTCGTCGACGTCGACTTCGTGACCTGCGCGGCGACGGCGGCGGCGTGCGCCGGGGCCGACCGGCGGGTGGTGCTCGACGCCTGGCGCGTGCGTCCCAGGGCACGCGCGGGCCTTTCCGTGCAATTCTAGGCGGGTGGCGAGGTTCATTCACCCGGATCGGGGGCCCGGTGCCTCTTGGTCGATGTGGGCCACGCCCTCGCACTGCCCTGGACCTTCGCCGCACCGGAGGACCAGACCTTGAGCCACGAGGCCGACGTGGCCCTGTTGCGCGCGGCGCTGCGTGCCGATGCGCGCGCGCAGCTCGAGCTCGTGCGTCGACTGACGCCGACGTTGCGCGCCGTCGCGACCGCGATCCTCGGGCGGGGTGGTGATGCCGACGACGGCGTGCAAGTGTCGCTCATGCGAGTGCTCGAGCGTGCATCGACCTACCGCGGCGATGCATCACTCGAACGCTGGGCGCGCACGGTAGCCGTGCGCGCGTGCCTGCGGCTCGCGGAGTCGGCTCGCCGCCACGACCGCACCGACGACGCGATCGAAGATCACGCCGAGCCCGAGGACGGCGACGACGCGCTGATCGAGACCCTGCCGGGGCCGCTCGAGAACTACCTCGAACAGCTGCCGGCGGCGCAGCGACAGGCGCTGTTGTTGCGCCACGCGTTGGGCTACTCGGTGATCGAGATCGCCGAGCTCACCAGCGTGCCGGTCGACACCATCAAGTCGCGGCTGCTGTTCGGCCTTCGTGCGCTGCGCAAGTCGATCCGACGCGACTCGTTCGTGGCCCGCGCGATCGGGGGCCACCGTGGCTGAGTCGTTCGAGCACGAGCGCGACGCGGTGACCGACGGCCTCGCGGCGTTCGGCCGGCTCGAGCCCGCCCGCGACGACGACCTCGCGCGCGGACTCGCGACCGTGCAGGCGTTCGCGCTGACGCAGCGACGTGGTGCACGCATGCGTGCGATCGCCATCGGCGGACTCGCAGCGGCCGCAGCCCT encodes the following:
- a CDS encoding DUF1552 domain-containing protein produces the protein MLRRPGPVSRGRTTRRNFLRGAGGIAVALPFLESMQQARAAGEPTLRYLQFMHVEGTLNDEWSPSGPNNAMVLSSILSPLESRKSDIVVVSQVANEAGAAYGENGHISNGHSIFTSAHNTFNNAMPDGPSIDQEIANRMAAPTPYRSLQFAIGGGNLGEYQAIYAGAADPVPSDTEPTAIFNQLFSDLEVDPMLPATTIARLHARRQSVLDTVIGSLDGLSPKVSAADRMTLENHADKIRALEMQLGNEGQAGAGCTTPMLNLPGDYDTNPYGSAWDANRDDVSSRVLIDLMVMALACDLTRVGTLQYTNYDGPTFPWLGVGVPGAYTGWHAMVHDIPNMGDVSVPRAVYTWYMGELAYLIDQLAAMPDQDGTLLDNMLLYSTAEMGSGATHSPYDLPIVLAGRVGGALQTGRHSPQPGRTTGDLYSTFIGLLGLGDASFGAPEFTSGPLTL
- a CDS encoding DUF1592 domain-containing protein, which translates into the protein MTRRSNAPLVTLASICGWLGLTAPGCYHGVGDAGSAGAADGTAGAEGGSAGSADDGSGSDSGGASAACGDGPVAGPAPMRRLTAVQYRNTVTALFDGAITPSAAFPETQTHKNYSNNPSLNVVSLPTAMDLLTAAEDVAVQIIDDVDAVVTCDGAQDQSCAEAFIDEFGARAFRRPLEDDERAALLALYVDAAATDGFADGIGAVVAAALQSPQFLYLVERGGDEIAPGVIALGDYEIAARLSFLLWDSMPDDQLFAAAAAGSLQDPDEIAAQAERMLADTSRSGPAIERFVREWNHYDGVPTYDKDTAVYPQFTAELSASIDQEFSRFVQGVLASDEPTLAQLLTSNRSEVDAEVAGLFGVDAPAPGTWASVTLPEERGGLLTRPALLAEHSHRNDTGSIFRGEVVRTQLLCEPIPPPPADAMANVPEYPEGSTERERTEILINHMNCGGCHSLMNPIGLGFEDYDAIGGLRTVDVDGSAIDNSGDVQGGPAAVTGSFHGVVELQAKLAASDEVTTCFASQLYQFGFGLEPGAVDDCVVDSFAPEFVAAGGDIPTLLVALARSEAFRTRKVEG
- a CDS encoding RNA polymerase sigma factor, producing MGHALALPWTFAAPEDQTLSHEADVALLRAALRADARAQLELVRRLTPTLRAVATAILGRGGDADDGVQVSLMRVLERASTYRGDASLERWARTVAVRACLRLAESARRHDRTDDAIEDHAEPEDGDDALIETLPGPLENYLEQLPAAQRQALLLRHALGYSVIEIAELTSVPVDTIKSRLLFGLRALRKSIRRDSFVARAIGGHRG